The region ccagcaaacagcaagaGCAGGCTACTagttggtttgcttttggaGCGCGCCGACCGTTTAGCAGGTTGCCATCCGTGCGCGTAACTCGACCTCTTAATCGCAGGTTAATGTGTGTCAATCGCGgcgcaccaacaacacaaGCGAAAACGGGCTAGTGGACGAGCGTTCAATCGAGGCGGCCACAGCTGGGGGGTGGGTGCATCCGCCAAAAGGGTGTACTACAAGCGCTACGAGCGAGCGTTCGCGcggtggtgctcctgctgctgcgggatcCTTGAAAAACCGGTGCAAATCGGGCCACCTTCTCGAACTGCgggggtggcgatggtgggagagtggccaccatcggcagcgAACGGCGTTTCCGGGGAACTTTCGGCGATATCAGCACGGCTTTGCGAACACGGACCTTTTCCCAACCCTcggctctttctctttttctcttttatttttttttgtgaaatcgatggcgatggcttttGCTGGCGAGCCACACAATTTCCCTCTTCGGCCCACCGTCCACCTCTACGCACCTTGGTCGGCCGCTGCGGTCGCGAATTTTCCACAGATTCGCATTTTTTTGCCGGAAAAAACTTTTCCGGAGCCGGCTAATTAACACGgaaaatacagaaaaaaacacgagtTGAAAAGCCCGGATGTGGTACCAAGTGGTACCAAGCGGTTTCATAAACGATTATTTACAGTGATGATCTTTGAAGTatgagttgaagtattttttgttgtctGTTTTGGTCGTTTTTATGGTCGTGTTTCCAGTGGGAAAAGTAATCCCGGAAAGTGGAGGAGGCTTGCAGATCCGCAACCGACCACACTGCCCAAAGATCCACAAAACCCTGTGCTGAAACCAAGGAAAAGGTTTCTCAGTCCTTTGGCTGCGAAAACTAACCAGCCAACTCACAATCAACTGTAAAGAGCACTGATATCTTCGGCCGGGATCCGGATCAGAAACCGCACCGGCAAGTAGTAACGGTTCCTGTTTCTGCAAGGATCTGTTGCATTAACGATCAAATTCTTTTTCCAGTATCCATCACGGCAAGAACCGAAAATGAATCCAAGCGTGGTCGTGAAGGAAGAGAACGTGGTAAAATCCGAGCTGGAGACAGAAACGGATGTGGACGATGGCGAGTATGATGAGGAAGAGATGCTCGTTTTCGTGGACTTCGAGCCGTACCTATCGCTGAACAACACGCGCAACCCCAACATCCAGCTGATTGGGTTGGAGGAAAATCCAATCATTCAGGTCGATGGCGAAACGTACCGGGGCACTTATGACTACGCGTTCGGCACCTACGTGTTCTTCGAGAAGGACCCCGAGTGGAACCCGGCCTCGGATTCGCTCTTCGACACACCGGTTAAGCAGATGTACCGGTACGTGGACAAATCCAACAAGGTGCTGCGCATGAAACGGATCTTTCTCACGGAGAAG is a window of Anopheles aquasalis chromosome 2, idAnoAquaMG_Q_19, whole genome shotgun sequence DNA encoding:
- the LOC126581815 gene encoding uncharacterized protein LOC126581815; translation: MNPSVVVKEENVVKSELETETDVDDGEYDEEEMLVFVDFEPYLSLNNTRNPNIQLIGLEENPIIQVDGETYRGTYDYAFGTYVFFEKDPEWNPASDSLFDTPVKQMYRYVDKSNKVLRMKRIFLTEKEPVGEERQAKDEVSSEAESTSEPEEDEREKVNVTMTYEAALNQHLSEGSTPPRHIPEQQNGADLINKIL